Proteins found in one Serinicoccus marinus DSM 15273 genomic segment:
- a CDS encoding aldo/keto reductase has protein sequence MTNQPTLTLNNDVRIPQLGFGTFQVDEKETQRVVEAALEAGYRHIDTAAGYYNEAGVGAALRASGLPREEVFLTTKLRNGDQGRDRARDAFEASREALGVDAVDLYLIHWPVPGNGLAGETWEVFQELYAEGAVRAIGVSNFLPDHLADLLGGADVTPAVNQIEVHPTFQQPDTQQASRDAGLAVEAYAPIGQGADLELAPVTEAAQGHGVSPAQVVIRWHLQEGRIVIPKSATPERIRSNADVFGFELDDAQMRAISGLDTPERMFPDPQTADFTQFRS, from the coding sequence ATGACGAACCAGCCGACTCTCACCCTCAACAACGACGTCCGGATCCCGCAGCTGGGCTTCGGCACCTTCCAGGTCGACGAGAAGGAGACCCAGCGGGTCGTCGAGGCCGCGCTGGAGGCCGGCTACCGCCACATCGACACCGCCGCGGGCTACTACAACGAGGCCGGCGTGGGTGCGGCGCTGCGCGCCAGCGGCCTCCCGCGCGAGGAGGTCTTCCTCACGACGAAGCTGCGCAACGGCGACCAGGGCCGCGACCGCGCCCGAGACGCCTTCGAGGCCTCGCGTGAGGCGCTGGGGGTGGACGCGGTCGACCTCTACCTCATCCACTGGCCGGTGCCCGGCAACGGCCTCGCGGGGGAGACGTGGGAGGTCTTCCAGGAGCTGTATGCCGAGGGCGCGGTCCGCGCGATCGGCGTCTCCAACTTCCTGCCGGACCACCTCGCCGACCTGCTGGGCGGCGCCGATGTCACCCCGGCGGTGAACCAGATCGAGGTGCACCCCACCTTCCAGCAGCCGGACACCCAGCAGGCCTCGCGCGACGCGGGGCTGGCGGTCGAGGCCTATGCCCCGATCGGGCAGGGTGCCGACCTCGAGCTCGCCCCGGTGACGGAGGCGGCGCAGGGGCACGGCGTGAGCCCGGCTCAGGTGGTCATCCGCTGGCACCTGCAGGAGGGGCGCATCGTCATCCCGAAGTCCGCCACCCCGGAGCGCATCCGCTCCAACGCCGACGTCTTCGGCTTCGAGCTGGACGACGCCCAGATGAGGGCGATCAGCGGGCTCGACACCCCCGAGCGGATGTTCCCTGACCCGCAGACCGCCGACTTCACGCAGTTCCGGAGCTGA
- a CDS encoding MarR family winged helix-turn-helix transcriptional regulator: MSSTPAVPWLEESEMELWRAWLRVQTGLPAAMGRALHADSELSLQDFETLVRLSEAEEGRLRVSALAEQMHWERSRLSHHLRRMGGRGLVEKVECAEDGRGAFVVLTDAGREALEGAARSREDCPAAVLRRHGGGGAGGAELLPAPRGRAHVLSPGPRSGRRARRASDARLG, encoded by the coding sequence ATGTCGTCCACACCCGCCGTGCCCTGGCTCGAGGAGTCCGAGATGGAGCTCTGGCGCGCCTGGCTGCGGGTGCAGACCGGCCTGCCGGCGGCGATGGGGCGGGCGTTGCACGCCGACAGCGAGCTGTCGCTGCAGGACTTCGAGACCCTGGTGCGGCTGTCCGAGGCGGAGGAGGGGCGGCTGCGCGTCTCGGCGCTGGCCGAGCAGATGCACTGGGAGCGGTCCCGGCTCTCGCACCACCTGCGTCGCATGGGCGGACGGGGTCTCGTCGAGAAGGTCGAGTGCGCCGAGGACGGCCGCGGGGCCTTCGTCGTGCTGACCGACGCCGGACGTGAGGCGCTGGAGGGGGCGGCCCGATCACGTGAGGACTGTCCGGCGGCTGTTCTTCGACGGCATGGGGGAGGCGGAGCGGGAGGTGCTGAGCTCCTTCCTGCGCCGCGTGGTCGAGCGCACGTCCTGAGTCCCGGGCCGCGCTCTGGGCGGAGGGCGCGCCGTGCCAGCGATGCCAGACTGGGGTGA
- a CDS encoding aromatic acid exporter family protein, giving the protein MASRAHDLGAWLRRPDVTSDLVQVLKSVVAAVAAWVLADRVLGLEQAFLAPWTALLTVHATVYRTVSRGTQAVLATTAGVTLAFVAVLLGGRGVLTLGLALLVAMLLARVGVLRDEGVTVATTVLFVITTSSSTVPGSLLDRLGATAIGVVVALVVNVVVAAPLRDASARRQIAEIDRGLGELLSDMADGVRAGADEERTGDWVERTRTLDGRLESAWRLVYEARESRWGNPRRRGGDADELSRVLGRLEEGIAQVRGMARLIHQSAVQAEDWDAVFRTTWSDLLEELGRRVADPQGDVIALHEDVDDLASRLSSADLPDQRWPLYGALIEMSRVVIDTVDDVATSPAVRE; this is encoded by the coding sequence ATGGCTTCACGTGCGCACGACCTCGGGGCGTGGCTGCGCCGCCCGGATGTCACAAGCGACCTGGTGCAGGTGCTCAAGAGCGTCGTCGCGGCGGTGGCGGCGTGGGTGCTGGCGGACCGGGTGCTCGGCCTCGAGCAGGCCTTCCTGGCGCCGTGGACCGCCCTGCTCACCGTGCACGCCACGGTCTACCGCACCGTGTCGCGCGGCACCCAGGCGGTGCTGGCGACCACCGCCGGCGTGACCCTGGCGTTCGTGGCGGTGCTGCTGGGCGGCAGGGGTGTCCTCACCCTCGGGCTGGCGTTGCTCGTCGCGATGCTGCTGGCCAGGGTCGGTGTGCTGCGGGACGAGGGGGTCACCGTCGCCACGACGGTGCTCTTCGTCATCACGACGTCGTCGAGCACCGTTCCGGGGAGCCTGCTCGATCGGCTCGGGGCGACCGCGATCGGTGTGGTGGTCGCGCTCGTGGTCAACGTGGTGGTCGCGGCGCCGCTGCGCGACGCGAGCGCGCGACGGCAAATCGCCGAGATCGACCGCGGGCTCGGCGAGCTGCTCTCCGACATGGCGGACGGCGTGCGGGCCGGCGCGGACGAGGAGCGGACGGGGGACTGGGTGGAGCGGACGCGGACCCTGGACGGCCGGCTGGAGAGTGCCTGGCGGTTGGTCTACGAGGCGCGCGAGAGCCGGTGGGGCAACCCGCGTCGGCGTGGCGGGGATGCTGACGAGCTGTCGCGGGTCCTCGGGCGGCTCGAGGAGGGCATCGCCCAGGTGCGGGGTATGGCGCGGCTCATCCACCAGTCGGCGGTGCAGGCCGAGGACTGGGACGCGGTGTTCCGCACCACCTGGTCGGACCTGCTCGAGGAGCTGGGACGCCGGGTGGCGGACCCGCAGGGTGACGTCATCGCGCTGCACGAGGACGTCGACGACCTGGCGTCGCGGCTGTCCTCGGCCGATCTCCCGGACCAGCGCTGGCCGCTCTACGGCGCCCTGATCGAGATGAGCCGGGTGGTCATCGACACCGTCGACGACGTCGCGACCTCCCCGGCCGTCCGGGAGTGA
- a CDS encoding YceI family protein — MTETTATATALRDLDGTYAIDASHSRVGFSTRHAMVTKVRGAFNEIEGTATTGTDLEGASIQLTMQVASVDTRSADRDGHLKSADFFDAETYPTITFTSTEVSAIDAETLRVTGDLTIKDVTRPVTVDFEYAGAATDPFGNERIGFEGSTVVNRKDFGLTWNAALETGGVLVADKVTLEFEISAIKSA, encoded by the coding sequence ATGACCGAGACCACCGCCACCGCCACCGCCCTGCGCGACCTGGACGGCACCTACGCCATCGACGCCTCGCACAGCCGGGTCGGCTTCTCCACCCGCCACGCGATGGTGACCAAGGTCCGCGGCGCCTTCAACGAGATCGAGGGCACCGCCACCACCGGCACCGACCTGGAGGGCGCCTCGATCCAGTTGACGATGCAGGTCGCCTCGGTCGACACCCGCTCGGCCGACCGCGACGGCCATCTGAAGTCGGCCGACTTCTTCGACGCCGAGACCTACCCGACCATCACCTTCACCTCCACCGAGGTGTCCGCGATCGACGCCGAGACCCTTCGCGTGACCGGCGACCTCACCATCAAGGACGTGACCCGCCCGGTGACCGTGGACTTCGAGTACGCCGGTGCCGCCACCGACCCCTTCGGCAACGAGCGCATTGGCTTCGAGGGCTCCACCGTGGTGAACCGTAAGGACTTCGGCCTCACCTGGAACGCCGCGCTGGAGACCGGCGGCGTGCTGGTGGCGGACAAGGTTACGCTGGAGTTCGAGATCTCGGCGATCAAGTCCGCCTGA
- a CDS encoding HNH endonuclease, protein MPGTTLARLLTDPADGRLVERSVTTYRPDAAMRRQVLAADVFSRAPGTRQPGTVCELDHVTPWGPEGSGGPTAETNLVALGKSAHQLKTLGRALAEVNDLRDLTWTTLLGQTETTRAHDYRQYGHGLRKAAAGDRAEPGADAAPDLQALLDRAAPVDAARGDEHPALRQDLHTRRDLLNRAFYAALAHRGPGAFLTDADDHPGTGEHGGPLSGWMWVTRTETGRRRDGADPTTPTPQAVLGGEESTAEPAPRRRTADPDPTDWRTPPGDEPPF, encoded by the coding sequence ATGCCTGGCACGACGCTGGCCAGGCTGCTGACCGATCCCGCGGACGGTCGGTTGGTCGAGCGGTCTGTGACCACCTACCGCCCGGACGCGGCGATGCGTCGCCAGGTCCTGGCCGCCGACGTCTTCTCCCGGGCACCTGGCACCCGTCAACCGGGGACGGTGTGCGAGCTGGACCACGTCACCCCCTGGGGACCGGAGGGATCCGGTGGGCCGACCGCGGAGACCAACCTCGTCGCGCTGGGCAAGTCCGCCCACCAGCTCAAGACGCTCGGACGTGCTCTCGCCGAGGTCAACGACCTGCGTGACCTGACCTGGACCACGCTGCTCGGCCAGACCGAGACGACCCGGGCACACGACTACCGGCAGTACGGCCACGGACTCCGCAAGGCTGCCGCCGGTGACCGCGCCGAACCAGGCGCAGACGCAGCACCAGACCTGCAGGCCCTCCTGGACCGGGCCGCGCCGGTGGACGCTGCCCGCGGTGACGAGCACCCGGCGCTGCGGCAGGACCTGCACACCCGGCGCGACCTGCTCAACCGCGCCTTCTACGCCGCCCTCGCCCACCGGGGCCCCGGCGCCTTCCTCACCGACGCCGACGACCACCCCGGCACCGGTGAGCACGGCGGGCCGCTGTCGGGGTGGATGTGGGTCACCCGCACAGAGACCGGCCGCCGCCGCGACGGCGCCGACCCCACCACCCCGACCCCCCAAGCAGTCCTCGGCGGAGAAGAGAGCACTGCCGAGCCCGCCCCCCGACGCCGCACCGCTGACCCGGATCCGACCGACTGGCGCACCCCGCCCGGCGACGAGCCTCCCTTCTGA
- the pabB gene encoding aminodeoxychorismate synthase component I — MPSEVLLVDHLDSFTYNLADLLHRVLGRPPVLWRHDHPAAAEDLRRFAAIVIGPGPGRPQVPADLGLSALALAQREVPVLGVCLGHQGLAHVAGEEVVEMALTRHGIVSPVEHDGTGVFAGVPSPVRVVRYHSLEVREPLRSGLRVSARATDDGCVMGLADPGGSFWGVQFHPESVLSEHGDRIVANFFALAGVATGASDGEDRAAPGPAAAVAVGDAMTPQPHRGTGRVVRLRTERVDHDGPVDVPALRDRLVGDAPTSVWLDSSDGSGWSLVADARGPLAGELTHRVGRRPLLLDRLDGELDRWELDDAGHDLPGHLPWRPGPVGYWGYELKVETGGSAAHRSGWPDAWFVLVDRGVVVDHGSGEVWAAWIEDREVADEQERWVRQVREAVRGAEAVGASAVGASPASAGSEGSPGGTVAWVARDEEEAYLDLVRSAQAQIARGESYEVCLTTAYRAQAPEVDEAQLYRELRRVSPVPHGAWLRTPSGSVLSGSPERFVSVTRGMVEARPIKGTRPRGSSPQDDAELAAALVASVKDRAENLMIVDLLRNDLHRVCRSSSVHVPELFAVESYATVHQLVSTIRGELAPGMRATDVLRACFPGGSMTGAPKVRTMEILDRLEGAARGVYSGAIGWIGLDGSMDTSIIIRTLTRDPDGTLAFGVGGAVTALSDPAEEYAEVRAKARAMLEAVARAAVSPAGPGRSARAAPGTGPAPRSG; from the coding sequence ATGCCGAGCGAGGTCCTGCTGGTCGACCACCTCGACAGCTTCACCTACAACCTCGCCGACCTGCTCCACCGGGTGCTGGGCCGTCCCCCGGTGCTGTGGCGGCACGACCACCCGGCGGCAGCGGAGGACCTGCGGCGGTTCGCGGCGATCGTCATCGGCCCCGGGCCCGGGCGGCCGCAGGTGCCGGCCGACCTCGGGCTCTCCGCGCTGGCGCTCGCGCAGCGTGAGGTGCCCGTCCTCGGGGTGTGCCTGGGCCACCAGGGCCTGGCGCACGTGGCCGGGGAGGAGGTGGTTGAGATGGCGCTCACCCGGCACGGCATCGTCAGCCCGGTCGAGCACGACGGCACCGGGGTCTTCGCCGGGGTCCCCTCGCCGGTCCGGGTCGTGCGCTACCACTCGCTGGAGGTGCGCGAGCCGCTGCGGTCCGGGCTGCGGGTGAGCGCACGCGCGACCGACGACGGCTGCGTCATGGGGCTGGCCGACCCGGGTGGCAGCTTCTGGGGGGTGCAGTTCCACCCCGAGTCGGTGCTGTCCGAGCACGGTGACCGGATCGTGGCCAACTTCTTCGCGCTGGCCGGCGTCGCGACGGGCGCCAGCGACGGCGAGGACCGCGCTGCGCCGGGCCCGGCCGCCGCGGTCGCCGTCGGCGACGCCATGACCCCGCAGCCGCACCGCGGCACCGGTCGCGTGGTCCGGCTGCGGACCGAGCGGGTCGACCACGACGGGCCGGTGGACGTCCCCGCGCTCCGGGACAGGTTGGTGGGGGACGCCCCGACCTCCGTGTGGCTGGACTCCTCCGACGGCAGCGGGTGGTCGCTCGTCGCTGACGCGAGGGGGCCGCTGGCCGGCGAGCTCACCCACCGGGTGGGGCGGCGGCCGTTGCTGCTGGACCGGCTGGACGGCGAGCTCGACCGGTGGGAGCTGGACGACGCCGGTCACGACCTCCCGGGCCACCTCCCCTGGCGCCCGGGTCCGGTCGGCTACTGGGGCTACGAGCTCAAGGTCGAGACCGGGGGGTCGGCCGCCCACCGGTCCGGCTGGCCGGACGCGTGGTTCGTGCTCGTCGACCGGGGCGTGGTGGTGGACCACGGCTCGGGCGAGGTCTGGGCCGCCTGGATCGAGGACCGGGAGGTCGCCGACGAGCAGGAGCGCTGGGTCCGCCAGGTCCGCGAGGCGGTGAGGGGAGCCGAGGCGGTCGGGGCGTCGGCGGTCGGCGCGTCGCCCGCGTCCGCCGGGTCCGAGGGGTCTCCGGGCGGCACGGTGGCGTGGGTCGCCCGGGACGAGGAGGAGGCATACCTGGACCTGGTGCGCTCGGCCCAGGCCCAGATCGCGCGCGGCGAGTCCTACGAGGTCTGCCTGACGACCGCCTACCGGGCGCAGGCGCCGGAGGTGGACGAGGCGCAGCTCTACCGGGAGCTGCGTCGGGTGTCGCCGGTCCCGCACGGGGCGTGGCTGCGGACGCCGTCCGGCAGCGTCCTGAGCGGCTCCCCGGAGCGCTTCGTCTCCGTCACCCGAGGGATGGTCGAGGCCCGCCCGATCAAGGGGACGCGGCCCCGCGGGAGCAGCCCGCAGGACGACGCCGAGCTCGCGGCCGCGCTCGTCGCCTCGGTGAAGGACCGGGCGGAGAACCTCATGATCGTCGACCTGCTCCGCAACGACCTGCACCGCGTGTGCCGGTCCAGCAGCGTGCACGTGCCGGAGCTCTTCGCCGTCGAGAGCTACGCGACCGTGCACCAGCTGGTGTCCACGATCCGGGGGGAGCTGGCGCCGGGGATGCGCGCGACCGACGTGCTGCGCGCGTGCTTCCCCGGGGGTTCCATGACCGGGGCGCCCAAGGTGCGCACCATGGAGATCCTGGACCGGCTCGAGGGTGCTGCGCGCGGCGTCTACTCCGGCGCGATCGGCTGGATCGGGCTGGACGGGTCGATGGACACCTCGATCATCATCCGTACCCTCACCCGCGACCCCGACGGCACGCTCGCGTTCGGGGTGGGTGGGGCTGTCACGGCGCTGTCCGACCCCGCGGAGGAGTATGCCGAGGTGCGGGCCAAGGCCCGGGCGATGCTGGAGGCCGTCGCACGGGCAGCGGTCAGTCCGGCTGGTCCGGGCCGATCAGCCAGAGCTGCACCGGGAACCGGCCCGGCACCCCGCTCAGGGTGA
- a CDS encoding GNAT family N-acetyltransferase, with the protein MSRIRAARFADLDNRVLHDLLRLRVDVFVVEQECAYPEIDGRDVEETTVHLWTDVHGGVAATVRILVDDDGTRHLGRVATHRDHRGQGYAAALLREGLDRLGPGPVHLGAQAHLEQWYARLGFRRSGPDYLEDGIPHLPMVRD; encoded by the coding sequence ATGTCCAGGATCCGCGCTGCCCGCTTCGCCGACCTCGACAACCGGGTCCTGCACGACCTGCTCCGGCTGCGCGTCGACGTCTTCGTCGTCGAGCAGGAGTGCGCCTACCCCGAGATCGACGGCCGCGACGTGGAGGAGACCACGGTGCACCTGTGGACCGACGTCCACGGAGGGGTCGCCGCGACCGTGCGGATACTCGTGGACGACGACGGCACCCGGCACCTCGGCCGTGTCGCGACGCACCGCGACCACCGGGGTCAGGGGTATGCCGCCGCGCTGCTGCGCGAGGGGCTGGACCGGCTCGGTCCCGGGCCGGTCCACCTCGGCGCCCAGGCGCACCTGGAGCAGTGGTACGCCCGGCTGGGTTTCCGCCGCAGCGGCCCCGACTACCTGGAAGACGGGATCCCGCACCTGCCGATGGTGCGGGACTGA
- a CDS encoding NAD(P)/FAD-dependent oxidoreductase, with product MSTAQPRTSPTHRVLVIGSGFGGLFATKALDDPAVSVLVVARTGHHLFQPLLYQVATGILSEGVIAPPTRDVLAHQDNATVMLGDVTDIDLAERTVTAVTAGEDMTYDYDTLVLAAGANQSWFGSPHFAEYAPGMKSIDDALELRGRIYGAFELAELAAAAGREDDVRRLLTFVVIGAGPTGVEMAGQLAELSKRTLRKEFRHIDPTTARIILVDAVDQVLAPFGESLGARTEKSLTNIGIEMKLGRKVVDVDEGGVVLESTEDGSQERIEAQTKVWAAGVQGNPLGRKVAEQAGAELDKAGRVKVLPDLSLPGHPEVFVVGDLAAVDGVPGVAQGAIQGARHVADQILRRLRGEETGQEFRYFDKGSMATISRFRAVMKRGRIELTGYPAWVAWLAVHLFYLIGFKNQLATLMHWAVSFVGRDHRGERTVTEQQVYARLALEYLGEDFRRQPRR from the coding sequence ATGAGCACCGCCCAGCCCCGCACGTCCCCCACCCACCGCGTCCTCGTCATCGGCTCCGGCTTCGGCGGGCTGTTCGCCACCAAGGCGCTCGACGACCCGGCCGTGTCCGTGCTCGTGGTCGCCCGCACCGGCCACCACCTCTTCCAGCCGCTGCTCTACCAGGTCGCCACGGGCATCCTGTCCGAAGGTGTCATCGCCCCGCCGACGCGTGACGTGCTGGCCCACCAGGACAACGCGACGGTCATGCTGGGCGACGTCACGGACATCGACCTCGCCGAGCGCACGGTGACCGCCGTGACCGCGGGCGAGGACATGACCTACGACTACGACACCCTGGTCCTCGCGGCGGGCGCCAACCAGTCCTGGTTCGGCAGCCCGCACTTCGCGGAGTACGCCCCCGGCATGAAGTCGATCGACGACGCGCTGGAGCTGCGCGGCCGCATCTACGGCGCCTTCGAGCTCGCCGAGCTGGCCGCGGCGGCCGGCCGGGAGGACGACGTGCGCCGGCTGCTCACCTTCGTCGTCATCGGCGCCGGCCCGACCGGTGTCGAGATGGCCGGCCAGCTCGCCGAGCTGAGCAAGCGCACGCTGCGCAAGGAGTTCCGCCACATCGACCCCACGACGGCGCGGATCATCCTCGTCGACGCCGTCGACCAGGTCCTCGCACCCTTCGGCGAGAGCCTCGGCGCGCGCACCGAGAAGAGCCTCACCAACATCGGGATCGAGATGAAGCTGGGCCGCAAGGTCGTCGACGTCGACGAGGGCGGGGTCGTGCTGGAGTCGACCGAGGACGGCAGCCAGGAGCGGATCGAGGCCCAGACCAAGGTGTGGGCCGCCGGCGTCCAGGGCAACCCGCTGGGCCGCAAGGTCGCCGAGCAGGCCGGCGCCGAGCTGGACAAGGCCGGCCGGGTCAAGGTGCTGCCCGACCTGAGCCTGCCCGGCCACCCCGAGGTCTTCGTCGTCGGAGACCTCGCGGCCGTCGACGGGGTCCCGGGGGTGGCGCAGGGCGCCATCCAGGGGGCCCGTCACGTCGCCGACCAGATCCTGCGGCGGCTGCGCGGCGAGGAGACCGGACAGGAGTTCCGCTACTTCGACAAGGGCTCGATGGCCACGATCTCCCGCTTCCGCGCGGTGATGAAACGCGGCCGGATCGAGCTCACCGGCTACCCGGCGTGGGTGGCCTGGCTCGCCGTACACCTCTTCTACCTCATCGGCTTCAAGAACCAGCTCGCGACGCTCATGCACTGGGCCGTGAGCTTCGTCGGCCGCGACCACCGCGGCGAGCGCACGGTCACCGAGCAGCAGGTGTATGCCCGGCTCGCGCTGGAGTACCTCGGCGAGGACTTCCGGCGGCAGCCGCGGCGGTAG